The stretch of DNA CCCTGCGCAAGGGGATGAGTGAATCCCAAACCCTCGCCTCTGCTGTACATGAGATCGCCCACGCCAAATTACATGATCGCGACCCTCAGGCCCGGGGTGCCCAAGCAGGTGAAAAAGGAAAAGATCCCCGCACCCAGGAAGTGGAGGCAGAAAGCATCGCTTATGCTGTCTGTCAGTATTATGGCATTGAGACCGGAGAAAACAGTTTTGGCTATGTCGCCGGTTGGAGCGGAGACAAGGAACTATCGGAGCTGAAAGCCTCACTCAAGACTATCCGCGATACCGCTTCAGACCTGATCGATTCAATTGACGCAAAGATGCTTGAATTGAAAAACGAACTTGATAAGGAACCAGCCCAAACCAAAGAAACTGCCCGGAAGACCGTCAAGGGCAAAGCCGTTGCACTGGCAGAAGAACTGCAGGCATATGGCTTTGAGACAGCTCCCATCACACAAACAGGTATTGAAGGACAAGGTTTGCGCCCCTGGTTGCGTGCTCTGGTACAGGAGGATGCTTCCCCCTATACCAGTTTTGCCAGTGTCTTGTTGAAAGACCTGAATGAAATCGACCAAAACCGAGCCACTTACATGCTTGAAAACGGGGAACGTTTATCCCTTCTGCGTGAAGGCGAAGGTATTCAATACCAGCTTCAGGATCCCGCTCAAAATCTGCTTGCAGAGGGTTTGCTGGCCGAACCCGAGTTGTTGCTGGATGCAGCCAAAGACCAAGTTCTTAGCCAAAGTGGAAGATCAGAAATCCAAACTGAGAGGATCTCTGAACGAGAGCTTGAAGCACTGAGCATTTTAGGAGCAAGTGAACCTCAGGTGACCTTTACCCGTAGTGAACTCGACGATATCCCTTCTGGCATGAGCCTGCCTCTTTCTCAAGCCAATCGTCTCATGGAAAGGTTGGATCAAAGGCAGGCGATCGACCGGCAAAGGTCCGATTACGCGGGTCCCCTCACCTATAGCACAGACTTCCGCATCGAATACATCAAGGAAGGTATTCCTGCCGCATACACAGGCAAACAGGAAATTGGTGCAGGGGAAGGCAGTCTCTCTCACCACATGCAGCTGACCGTACAGGAGGCTCTATCAGATCGCATCTGGCGCAATTACCTCAACGAAATGGGCGAAACGCAGTTGCAAGCCGATCCCAATGCCTTAGAGGATGTACGTAATAGACTCTTACCCTATTTCAATCAGCATCAAGCCCTGACCTTCCTCAAGGAACGAACGGAAGGCTATCAGGCCGGGCTGGCAAGCGTTGCTGAGGAAAAGAGGGAAGCCTTGACGGCTTACTATGCGGACGTATCTTCTTATGTCCAAGAGAGCAGGCTACAAATGAACCTGAGCGCTAATCCGCAAAGTCCTGACTTCCCTCAGTTGGATGCTTACATCAATGAGCATGCCAGCGAAAAGGACCTTGACCATGACGGGTCTCCAGAAAGAGTGGATATTGATGGTCAGGACAGTCGGGTTCAAGTGACCCACCACTTGGACAAGCGGGATGGGCTCACCGAAAAGCAATCGATCCGTGAACGCTTACGTGGGACGAAGGCATCTAAACAAGAAAACCCAGACAAAGAAGAAAATTTTCAGGAGCTTGAAATTAGCTAGTGCGTTGTATCAGAACTGAATTGAAAAGCCACCTAATTCTAAGGTGGCTTCTTTCTGGTTGGTTAGATTTGTTGAGAAGTTTTTTACTTGAGAAGACCCGATCCGTCTTACACCAGAGGTGGAATTTCGTATGAAGAAGCAAGACGCAGTTCTAAATTTTCCATCCGCGCTTCCGATGGTTCCAAATATTCTGGGCACTTCACAAATGGTTCGCCTAATTCTACATAATCCTTATCAACAGGAACATAGAACGATTCAATAAAACCTATAGAACCAGCCCTGAACAGAAGGTAATCCGTACGATATTCGTAATTGTCCCCAAGCTTTTCTGCACAGTTAGTCAATAACCAAATCAATTATTGATTTTGTGGATAGGTTTTCATTCACAAGTGAATTCGCTCAGGCTCGAAAACGTAAGTGATGCTTGACCAATGAGTTGTACAGAAATTATTCCTTATCCATGTGCTGATAGTTTTGATGATAAAAATTTAATCTACATAATAACAGTTCCAAAACTTTTATTATATGGTCGTCCCTTGGAATTTTGTACATTGGATAATCACTGAGCCAAAGCCACTGGTTGAAAATTTGGAAGCTAGTATCAACAGAACTGTAATTGAAAAACTCAGCAACAGATTCTAAATTCATCTTGGGGTTGATTTAGATTTGCCTCAATATTATCTAAATATAGCTTTGCTTAAAGATCAGCGATTAATTTAACGCCAATTTAATGTCCGATATTGTATGCTTTCTATATAGATGTAGTCAACTGTTTAATCGAAAAGGCAGCATTAATAAGTATACTAATTATTGGCGATCTACTAGACATTAGCTGAATTCCAGGATTTTAGTTTATTCTTCAGAAAGATTGAATGCTTGTCACAAAGCTGCAATAGAGAGAAGGAAGAAATCGTCAATCGTAGCGAAGAATAAATCTTGTCTTATTAACAGGAAAAGGAGAAAGAATATTGAGGCAGATATTGTTATTACTAGTATTGGTAGTTCCATCTTTCGTCACATCTACCACATTTATCAATTTAGCTATGGTACGTTGACAAATAAAGGATGTTTTTTTTCATCATAGCGTCTTTCAAACAAAACATCGAAGCAAATAGATTAATAACAATATTCTAAAGGAGAGTGTAATGAATATAAAAAAATATTTTCAAGTAACGATTCTAATTTCCTGTATCTTGCTTGCAACATTCTTAAGAACTAGTGTCACCAACGCAAATTCAATTACAGGAAACGAAGATGACCTCCAATCAATCCAAAGTGTCATTGACAAGTTATTCCAGACCCGTCTTAATGCTCAAGTAAAAATGACTTTAAGCGACTATTCAAGCATTGCTGATTTAGATAATCCAAAGAGCCAGGAGTGGCTGACTAAAGAAGAGAGGCATGACTCTACACTAATTCAAATTGGTAATGCTTATGGTTATGAATACGGAAATTACAAATATAGCCTCGAATTTAATAAAATAAATGTTAACGGACACCAAGCCGATGTTGAATTGTTTGAAAACAGTTTGATAGAATTCTTGGACACTCCAAACGATCCATTGGTGACTTCAAATTTACTTCACACGATAAGACTAACAAAGTCTAATTTGGGTTGGTTAATCTACGATGATCGATACGAGGATGTGATACATCTGACCATAGGAGAACAAAGTAATGCCACTATCCTCAATAATATTCAGAGAAACATTGAAGCATCTTCAATAAAGAATGAAGAGATGACACCAACAGGTGATCGGAATGAAATAAACTATACTTACAACAGTTCAAATGCTGTAAACTATGCAATGGGTTGGGCCATAAGTTACAATCCTGCATATGCTATTATGACAGGATTAGGAGGCGATTGCGCCAACTTCGTATCGCAAGCTATTTTTGCTGGGACCAATGGTTCAATGTCTCCGGTTCCAGTACCACCGAGTAAGATGCCTGAGTTTGACCAACAATGGTATCGATACTCTGCATATAACCTCTATTATGGTTCTGGAGCATGGGTAAGGGTTGGAGGGCAGAGCGGTCAGAGTGGATTGATGACATTTCTGACAAGCAATACAGGTTCTGGACCATATGGAAGTTACGCCGGTAGATGCTCAGCGTTTGATGGTGATCCTGTATTCTTCTATGATTCTTCGCGGGGTTGGTACCACACAGTAATAATAACCGGGCTTTCTGGTGACTGTACCAATCTGAACAATTACTATGTGAATGGCCACACGCCAGACCAAAGTAGGGTACGTCTTTCTTATTATAGCGCATCGACGATTCAATTCATTAATATCGTCAGTTACCGGTAGATAAAGTTATAGTCGCATGAACGGAAGATAATAAAGTAATTGGTAGGGTTAGTCTATCATGCCACTTTATGATGGACAAGCCCTACCACTATTATATCTTTCTAAAAAACTACTGCTATATTTCAATCAGAAAGGATCAATAGTTTACAGAATGAGAGGATCTAAATGGTTTGGAAGAATTTGTTTGTAGGATTGCTTATTTCTGCCCTCGTTTCATGTCAGCCCATAGTACCAAGCAACCCTATGGTATCAACCTCAACTGTTCAACCCCGAGTGACCAATCCAGACACAAGTTCAACGGATTACCGAATCTTCATTGACCATATGTCCGTAAAAGATCTGTTTGAGGGCGCAGTGATGATTGGTAAGTATGACGCCTTACAATATTATGGATCACCCAAGGAAGCTTATTCATTCCTTTGCTGCCGCATGGCTGAATCTTTGGAGGTGGAAGAATATTCTCGGCACGCAGATTGGATTTCACACTTTGAATTAGATATGTTAACCCCACTTTCGCTCGAGCCTTATTCTCCACTTAGGTTGAACGATGCGGATATAGAGAATGGTAATTTGGTGTTCTTGCGTCAGGCGAGAGCATACCAAACGCAAGATGCACTGCTCGCAATTGAAAATGGAAAGTCATATTTTAATTACCTGATTCTTTCTCATACGAAAGATGGATGGCGAATCGCTGAAATTAATTCTGCTTACCCGACTGAAAATCTTTTAGGAAATTGGTCATCGGACGCAACGGCAACAGCCCAGATGCCGAGTTCCAACGCGTATCTGGAGACTATTGCGAGCCATCCGGACACCTACTTAAGTCTTGCGAGGGTTTCTGGATTACTGACCCGTGTAGATTTACGGTTGCGAGGAATTATAAATAAAACAGTTTTGCCAGATGACGTTTTTGAAGAGAACCTGAACTATATTCTAGATAAATTAAATCAACCACAGAGGGTGATCGTAGAACAACTTTTACCACTTCCCTTCACGGATAACGAATCGTCGATGACAAGTATAGACCTCCAGCAACATCGTATTGTAGTTGAAGCTAGATTAAGGGTGAATGATGATCCAGTGGTGTTGTTTTTTACTTTGGAACGTTTGAAAGATGGGCTGCAGATTTCCAGAATAACTACAGATTATCCTTAAACTCCATGATATCAAATCAAATGACCATAAACGGTAATTGTGATCAAGAATTCGTTCCATAGCTTATGAAAGCCGATTGTCAAGATTTATTTTGAATAGGAGATTATGACATACATACAAACGTAATCCCTGACCAGACTGTATTAAGCAGGTGTTTTTGCCTTGTGCGACATTAACTTAGCAATGGATGAAGGCGCTTGTGGGCTCTTTGGTCCGAATGGAGTTGGGAAAACTATCCTGATT from Brevefilum fermentans encodes:
- a CDS encoding JAB domain-containing protein → MNPAEETRYIAAYARIIGVQEAVVTEYAQRKGIAALVDNAYQLLETPEQLAKHQAFLDLYRMSSSLTREKPILSSPSIAAGYMHSVIDQVHDKESLVVAFLNTKNRVIDYEQVSIGTINSSVIHPREVFRNAILNKAVSVLLCHNHPSGNLTPSPEDLAVTKSLKEAGEMLGIPVVDHIIITGLNRQDVYSFRAQGVLEAHGHYQTESTLAEKKPAYDSKDKALDEITARLEEGIKEIFSSGKYADYLKVMSRFHRYSLNNTLLIAMQNPEASLVAGYHAWQKKFERHVCKGEQAIRIIAPAPERRLVQKEKLDPVSQQPILDKDGQPIMEETEINVPRFKVVPVFDVSQTEGKELPSLSKALDKPVQAYELLFNALKNASPVPIAFENMKATKDGYYHLKDKRIALRKGMSESQTLASAVHEIAHAKLHDRDPQARGAQAGEKGKDPRTQEVEAESIAYAVCQYYGIETGENSFGYVAGWSGDKELSELKASLKTIRDTASDLIDSIDAKMLELKNELDKEPAQTKETARKTVKGKAVALAEELQAYGFETAPITQTGIEGQGLRPWLRALVQEDASPYTSFASVLLKDLNEIDQNRATYMLENGERLSLLREGEGIQYQLQDPAQNLLAEGLLAEPELLLDAAKDQVLSQSGRSEIQTERISERELEALSILGASEPQVTFTRSELDDIPSGMSLPLSQANRLMERLDQRQAIDRQRSDYAGPLTYSTDFRIEYIKEGIPAAYTGKQEIGAGEGSLSHHMQLTVQEALSDRIWRNYLNEMGETQLQADPNALEDVRNRLLPYFNQHQALTFLKERTEGYQAGLASVAEEKREALTAYYADVSSYVQESRLQMNLSANPQSPDFPQLDAYINEHASEKDLDHDGSPERVDIDGQDSRVQVTHHLDKRDGLTEKQSIRERLRGTKASKQENPDKEENFQELEIS
- a CDS encoding amidase domain-containing protein, which translates into the protein MNIKKYFQVTILISCILLATFLRTSVTNANSITGNEDDLQSIQSVIDKLFQTRLNAQVKMTLSDYSSIADLDNPKSQEWLTKEERHDSTLIQIGNAYGYEYGNYKYSLEFNKINVNGHQADVELFENSLIEFLDTPNDPLVTSNLLHTIRLTKSNLGWLIYDDRYEDVIHLTIGEQSNATILNNIQRNIEASSIKNEEMTPTGDRNEINYTYNSSNAVNYAMGWAISYNPAYAIMTGLGGDCANFVSQAIFAGTNGSMSPVPVPPSKMPEFDQQWYRYSAYNLYYGSGAWVRVGGQSGQSGLMTFLTSNTGSGPYGSYAGRCSAFDGDPVFFYDSSRGWYHTVIITGLSGDCTNLNNYYVNGHTPDQSRVRLSYYSASTIQFINIVSYR